From the Teredinibacter turnerae T7901 genome, one window contains:
- a CDS encoding class I SAM-dependent methyltransferase — translation MDLGIYTESADIYDDFELRGKGTSDITNQKIINILEKNSVKTVLDMSCGTGAQAIALARHGFDVTASDLSREMIEITKTKSKGLAIQFNVGDMQYLDLGKFDAVISMFNSIGHLTKEQLFKTLVNAKNNLSKNGLLIFDIFNRDVMPLLPRHKFIDQAREEGNQFLIRFTQFDFSRPEGILNTKQTLLIQKGIGKTKTINREYDLLTYKRKELKFMLGEAGYHNVHISDHGLADFADLENPLVNMLMHLVVAVKLD, via the coding sequence ATGGATTTGGGAATATATACTGAGTCTGCAGATATCTATGATGACTTTGAGTTGAGGGGAAAGGGTACCTCTGACATAACAAATCAAAAAATTATAAATATACTAGAAAAAAATTCTGTTAAAACCGTGCTCGATATGAGTTGCGGTACAGGTGCTCAAGCTATCGCGTTGGCTCGTCATGGGTTTGATGTGACTGCTAGTGACTTGAGTCGCGAGATGATAGAAATAACCAAAACAAAATCTAAAGGCTTGGCTATCCAATTCAATGTTGGGGATATGCAGTATTTGGATCTGGGTAAGTTCGATGCTGTAATAAGTATGTTTAACTCTATCGGGCATCTCACGAAAGAGCAGCTGTTTAAAACACTTGTTAATGCTAAAAATAATCTTAGCAAAAACGGATTGCTTATTTTTGATATTTTTAACAGAGATGTTATGCCATTGCTCCCGAGGCATAAGTTTATTGATCAGGCGAGGGAAGAAGGTAATCAATTTTTAATTAGATTTACACAGTTTGATTTTAGCCGCCCTGAGGGGATACTTAACACCAAGCAAACTCTTTTAATTCAAAAAGGTATAGGGAAAACAAAAACTATTAATCGAGAATACGATTTGCTTACGTATAAAAGAAAGGAACTGAAGTTTATGCTTGGCGAGGCCGGATATCACAATGTCCATATTTCGGATCATGGTTTGGCAGATTTTGCGGATTTAGAGAATCCATTAGTAAACATGCTAATGCATTTAGTCGTAGCAGTTAAGCTGGATTAA
- a CDS encoding twitch domain-containing radical SAM protein, translated as MSKTYCTAPFVHMNIANDGNVTPCCTSTRSFGNSKRQSLSDIWSGDQMEQFREEILGGKQVEGCEICYQLEDSGADSFRLRWNRSFILKYIQDPKLRSDTPLCIHVHFSNICNLKCRMCWHGSSSSWFNDAKKLNLTVSDKALITSDGAQRMVDQLDPFIDKAVEFYFAGGEPLMMHQHYELLQRLIDRGRTDAIIGYNSNMTLLHLKDWDVIELWKQFKSVNVAISIDEVDERTPYLREGSDFETIRNNAMRIKREAPNVYIRVSPTITLLNIFNITNLLKRIVSEGICRYEDITLNIVQEPKYYNIRLLPLAHKKEIDRRVAAFIKAENLPALMIKWLKDVTSYMNAEDWSHRLGEFYEFNQKIDSIRSESFVDVFSNESYMLELFELASQQSEAVT; from the coding sequence ATGAGCAAAACATATTGTACTGCGCCGTTTGTTCATATGAATATAGCAAATGATGGGAATGTGACTCCTTGCTGCACCAGTACTCGCAGTTTTGGTAATTCAAAAAGGCAGTCTCTGAGTGATATTTGGTCCGGCGATCAGATGGAACAGTTTAGAGAAGAAATATTAGGGGGTAAGCAGGTCGAAGGCTGCGAGATATGCTATCAACTTGAAGATTCCGGTGCTGACAGCTTTCGACTTCGCTGGAATCGTAGTTTTATTTTAAAATATATACAGGATCCCAAGCTGCGCTCAGATACACCGCTGTGTATTCATGTGCATTTTTCAAATATATGTAATTTAAAGTGTCGGATGTGCTGGCATGGGTCAAGTAGCTCTTGGTTTAATGATGCAAAAAAACTTAACCTGACTGTCTCTGATAAAGCTTTGATAACCAGTGACGGGGCTCAGCGGATGGTGGATCAGCTGGATCCTTTTATTGATAAGGCGGTGGAATTTTATTTTGCTGGCGGCGAACCGCTTATGATGCATCAACATTACGAACTTTTACAGCGCTTAATTGATCGCGGTCGAACGGATGCCATTATAGGCTATAATTCAAATATGACACTATTGCACTTAAAAGATTGGGATGTTATTGAGCTATGGAAACAGTTTAAATCAGTAAATGTTGCGATTAGTATAGACGAGGTTGATGAACGCACTCCGTATTTAAGGGAAGGGTCCGATTTCGAGACCATTAGAAATAATGCCATGAGGATTAAGAGAGAGGCTCCCAACGTTTATATACGCGTCTCTCCAACAATAACTCTGTTAAATATATTTAATATCACCAATCTTTTAAAGCGTATAGTATCTGAGGGTATTTGTCGCTATGAAGATATAACTTTAAATATTGTTCAAGAGCCTAAGTATTACAATATCAGGCTGTTACCCTTAGCTCATAAAAAAGAAATAGATCGCCGGGTAGCGGCATTTATTAAGGCCGAGAATTTGCCAGCGTTGATGATCAAGTGGTTAAAAGATGTGACGAGTTATATGAATGCAGAAGATTGGTCTCATAGATTAGGGGAGTTTTATGAATTTAACCAAAAAATAGATAGTATTCGAAGTGAATCCTTTGTCGACGTTTTTTCAAATGAAAGCTATATGCTCGAGCTATTTGAGCTAGCGAGTCAGCAAAGCGAGGCTGTGACTTAA
- a CDS encoding RiPP maturation radical SAM C-methyltransferase gives MRVAFINMPFANIQRPSLGLSQLEAVVSQSVVEKIDVYYFNHEFCKLIGTDMFDFISNQFTSGLGDWLFRHIAFPEQPDNKTQYLNRFYPQNDPQTLAFKKGLLQFREQIDAKLDELINDNGLDNYDIVGFSSMFSQNGASFALAKKLKQRRSSICVVIGGANCESPMGEEIAKNVPQIDFVFSGPSLVSFPEFLKHYAERNLQSCNAIQGVLSKNNVDFLTKQNRIGKERPLDDYLPLDYTDFIRQFDEAFPKIKDSKLILFETSRGCWWGERAHCTFCGLNSQSMAYKTMAPEVAIGQFDDIFKYSGKCKNFSSVDNIIPQKYTHNVFPHINPPDNVNIFYEVKASLKEWEMELLSKSRVKLLQPGIEALDSSTLKLMKKGTSSFTNISFLKNCVLYDILPIWNLLIGFPGEQEHVFIKYANDLPLLSHLPPPGGCYPVRFDRYSPYFMNSKEYDLWLKPFDFYEYLYPFDKNTLNNMAYYFYDSNYASPYINMMSRWISKLNAIVARWNDSWKKANLDKSVTNELHQYQPELYFVDQNTIYDSRNGEIKSYEISAETRELLNYLDKPRSHDCLIDKFSKELSLESELEFLRSNGLVFKDENRLINLVLPRKGSDLAVLMASAKESQVA, from the coding sequence ATGAGAGTCGCTTTTATCAATATGCCTTTTGCCAATATACAGCGGCCTTCATTAGGCTTGTCTCAACTGGAGGCGGTTGTAAGTCAGTCGGTTGTGGAAAAGATTGACGTATATTATTTTAATCACGAGTTTTGTAAATTGATTGGCACAGATATGTTTGATTTTATCTCTAATCAGTTTACTTCTGGTTTAGGTGACTGGTTGTTCCGCCATATTGCATTTCCCGAACAACCGGACAATAAAACACAATACCTCAATCGTTTTTACCCGCAGAATGATCCGCAAACTCTCGCGTTTAAGAAGGGGTTGCTCCAATTTAGGGAACAAATTGATGCAAAGCTAGATGAACTTATCAATGATAACGGTCTAGACAACTATGACATTGTCGGTTTCTCTTCGATGTTTTCTCAAAATGGCGCTAGTTTTGCGTTGGCTAAAAAACTTAAACAAAGGAGGTCAAGTATATGTGTAGTTATCGGTGGTGCTAATTGCGAGTCTCCAATGGGAGAGGAAATCGCTAAAAATGTTCCGCAAATTGACTTTGTTTTTTCTGGCCCCTCGTTGGTTTCTTTTCCAGAATTCCTAAAGCATTATGCTGAGAGGAACTTGCAATCGTGCAATGCTATTCAAGGGGTTCTTAGCAAAAATAATGTTGATTTTTTAACGAAACAAAATCGGATAGGAAAGGAACGCCCCTTAGATGACTACTTGCCTCTTGATTACACTGATTTTATTAGGCAGTTTGACGAAGCTTTTCCGAAAATAAAAGATTCAAAATTGATACTCTTTGAAACATCACGCGGTTGTTGGTGGGGTGAAAGGGCGCATTGCACCTTCTGTGGTTTAAATAGTCAATCTATGGCTTATAAAACAATGGCGCCAGAAGTCGCCATAGGTCAGTTTGACGATATTTTTAAATATTCTGGTAAATGTAAAAATTTCTCGAGTGTCGATAATATTATCCCGCAAAAATATACCCACAATGTCTTTCCTCACATTAACCCTCCGGATAATGTCAATATATTTTACGAGGTAAAAGCATCTTTGAAAGAGTGGGAGATGGAGCTGCTCTCGAAAAGCAGGGTTAAATTACTTCAGCCAGGGATCGAGGCGCTAGATTCTTCAACGCTCAAATTGATGAAGAAAGGGACATCTTCTTTTACAAATATATCATTTTTAAAAAATTGTGTGTTGTACGATATTTTGCCTATTTGGAACTTGCTTATAGGGTTCCCCGGGGAACAAGAACATGTCTTTATCAAGTATGCGAACGACTTGCCTCTGCTCTCTCATCTGCCTCCACCAGGAGGATGTTATCCTGTTCGTTTTGATCGCTATAGCCCTTATTTTATGAATTCAAAAGAGTATGATTTGTGGTTAAAACCATTCGATTTTTACGAATACCTTTATCCATTTGATAAAAACACCTTGAATAATATGGCGTACTACTTTTACGATAGCAATTACGCTTCACCATATATAAATATGATGTCTCGTTGGATTTCAAAATTAAACGCTATCGTAGCTCGCTGGAATGATAGCTGGAAAAAAGCTAATCTGGATAAGTCTGTAACGAACGAGCTACATCAATATCAACCCGAGCTGTACTTTGTGGATCAAAACACTATTTATGATTCAAGAAATGGTGAAATAAAAAGTTATGAGATTAGTGCAGAGACTCGTGAATTGTTGAATTATCTTGATAAACCCAGGTCCCACGATTGTTTAATTGACAAGTTTTCTAAAGAGCTTAGTCTTGAAAGTGAGCTTGAATTTTTACGATCAAATGGTTTGGTATTTAAAGATGAAAATCGTTTAATCAATTTAGTGTTACCGAGAAAGGGATCTGATTTGGCAGTTCTTATGGCAAGCGCAAAAGAATCACAAGTTGCGTAA
- a CDS encoding helix-turn-helix transcriptional regulator: MSPIKISNNIRRFRFEASEMSQASLAKAAGVTRQTISAIEANKYSPSLELAFRIAHVFGVGIEAVFSYEIDPN, from the coding sequence ATGAGCCCCATCAAAATATCAAATAATATTCGTCGCTTTCGCTTTGAAGCTAGCGAAATGAGTCAAGCTAGTTTAGCTAAAGCTGCCGGAGTTACAAGGCAAACAATTTCTGCTATCGAAGCTAACAAATATTCCCCTTCATTAGAACTGGCTTTCAGAATTGCGCATGTGTTTGGTGTGGGTATAGAAGCAGTTTTTAGTTATGAAATTGATCCGAATTGA